In Daucus carota subsp. sativus chromosome 4, DH1 v3.0, whole genome shotgun sequence, one DNA window encodes the following:
- the LOC135151934 gene encoding uncharacterized protein LOC135151934, with protein sequence MELGTIEDPSSSTFTLSEEDHTLANSLRFALNQDPRVTFSGYSIPHPSEARVNVRVQTTGDPASEVLRDSCQDLMLMCQHIRSTFDQAVTDFTNEKGLKDMDIKK encoded by the exons ATGGAGCTAGGAACAATTGAGGATCCATCATCATCAACGTTCACGCTGTCCGAGGAAGATCACACCCTCGCTAATTCACTTCGTTTTGCTCTTAATCAAGA TCCAAGAGTTACATTTAGCGGTTACAGCATCCCCCATCCATCAGAAGCTCGCGTTAATGTTAGAGTGCAGACTACTG GCGATCCAGCTAGTGAGGTGCTAAGAGACTCATGCCAGGACCTGATGCTCATGTGCCAGCATATTCGGAGCACCTTTGACCAAGCTGTTACCGACTTCACAAACGAAAAAGGTCTCAAGGACATGGACATCAAAAAATGA